A single window of Melospiza georgiana isolate bMelGeo1 chromosome 6, bMelGeo1.pri, whole genome shotgun sequence DNA harbors:
- the UEVLD gene encoding ubiquitin-conjugating enzyme E2 variant 3 isoform X1, which yields MALAEEALRRQLGKYKFRDLTIEELKDVSKTYPNFTFSMNTYTFKDGSQKDLLNFSGTVPVKYAGSSYNIPVRLWILDSHPFAPPLCFLKPTASMGIAVGKHVDARGRIYLPYLQNWSHPKSTLTGLIKEMIAKFEEELPLYSLSSSDAARQSELLSYIAKITEGETDMKSRSKIGSRNEGCFNKITVVGAGDLGIACVLAVAAKDVADKVVLLDLSEGAAKGGTMDLEIFAVPNVEISKDFSASADSKVVVLTVNSLGNAQTYLDVIQSNVDLFRGIIPAVSHYSQSAVLLVASHPVEVMTFVSWKLSSFPKSRVIGVGANLDSERFRYILTNLLKAEVLAKDAWVIGEQGEDKVPSWSSCNVAANQTEAMAARNSREKVANRAMEVLKGKGQRSWSVGLSVADLVDSILKDKRKVHSVSTLAKGCCNINSEVFLSLPCILGTNGVIEMVRLEEDPLVQEKLQSSAGSIHDLQQQLKL from the exons ATGGCGCTGGCGGAGGAGGCGCTGCGGCGGCAGCTGGGCAAG TACAAGTTCAGAGACCTGACCATAGAAGAGCTGAAGGATGTTAGCAAGACCTACCCCAACTTCACCTTCTCCATGAACACATACA ccTTCAAGGATGGATCCCAGAAAGACCTCCTGAATTTTAGTGGCACTGTTCCAGTGAAATATG CAGGCAGTTCCTATAACATCCCTGTCCGGCTGTGGATCCTGGATTCCCATCCCTTTGCTCCGCCCCTTTGCTTCCTGAAGCCGACGGCAAGCATGGGCATCGCGGTGGGGAAGCACGTGGATGCACGGGGCAGGATCTATCTGCCCTACCTGCAGAACTGGAGCCAT CCTAAATCAACTCTCACTGGATTAATCAAGGAAATGATTGCAAAGTTTGAGGAAGAGCTCCCTTTGTACTCACTGTCATCTTCTGATGCAGCCAGGCAATCAGAACTTCTCTCCTATATTGCAAAGATTACTGAAG GAGAGACTGACATGAAATCAAGGAGTAAAATTGGAAGCAGAAATGAAGGATGTTTTAACAAAATTACTGTTGTTGGAGCTGGAGATCTTGGCATTGCATGTGTACTAGCTGTTGCAGCAAAG GATGTTGCAGACAAGGTGGTTCTTTTGGATCTTTCTGAAGGTGCAGCAAAAGGAGGGACCATGGATTTGGAGATTTTTGCTGTGCCAAATGTGGAGATCAGCAAAG ATTTTTCTGCTTCAGCTGATTCCAAAGTTGTGGTGCTTACAGTGAATTCTCTGGGTAATGCTCAGACTTACCTCGATGTCATACAAAGCAATGTGGATTTGTTCAGAGGAATTATTCCAGCAGTGTCCCACTACAGTCAGAGTGCTGTTCTCCTTGTTGCTTCTCATCCAG TTGAAGTAATGACATTTGTGTCCTGGAAGCTGAGCTCATTTCCCAAAAGCAGAGTCATTGGAGTTGGTGCCAACCTCGATTCAGAGAGATTTCGGTACATTCTGACCAACCTTTTGAAAGCAGAGGTGCTGGCAAAAGATGCCTGGGTTATTGGTGAACAAGGGGAAGACAAAG TACCATCATGGAGCAGCTGTAATGTAGCTGCAAATCAAACAGAAGCAATGGCTGCTCGTAACTCAAGGGAAAAGGTGGCTAACAG AGCTATGGAAGTCCTAAAGGGAAAAGGTCAGAGATCATGGTCTGTTGGGCTCTCAGTTGCTGATTTGGTTGACAGCATTCTGAAAGATAAAAGGAAGGTTCATTCTGTATCCACTCTGGCAAAG GGATGTTGCAATATAAACAGTGAAGTGTTCCTAAGTCTCCCATGTATTCTTGGAACCAATGGAGTGATTGAAATGGTCAGACTGGAGGAAGACCCACTGGTGCAGGAGAAACTGCAAAGCAGTGCAGGCTCAATTCATgaccttcagcagcagctgaagctgtaA
- the UEVLD gene encoding ubiquitin-conjugating enzyme E2 variant 3 isoform X3, with protein sequence MALAEEALRRQLGKYKFRDLTIEELKDVSKTYPNFTFSMNTYTFKDGSQKDLLNFSGTVPVKYAGSSYNIPVRLWILDSHPFAPPLCFLKPTASMGIAVGKHVDARGRIYLPYLQNWSHPKSTLTGLIKEMIAKFEEELPLYSLSSSDAARQSELLSYIAKITEGETDMKSRSKIGSRNEGCFNKITVVGAGDLGIACVLAVAAKDVADKVVLLDLSEGAAKGGTMDLEIFAVPNVEISKDFSASADSKVVVLTVNSLGNAQTYLDVIQSNVDLFRGIIPAVSHYSQSAVLLVASHPALSRTLSLRVFSLLLPR encoded by the exons ATGGCGCTGGCGGAGGAGGCGCTGCGGCGGCAGCTGGGCAAG TACAAGTTCAGAGACCTGACCATAGAAGAGCTGAAGGATGTTAGCAAGACCTACCCCAACTTCACCTTCTCCATGAACACATACA ccTTCAAGGATGGATCCCAGAAAGACCTCCTGAATTTTAGTGGCACTGTTCCAGTGAAATATG CAGGCAGTTCCTATAACATCCCTGTCCGGCTGTGGATCCTGGATTCCCATCCCTTTGCTCCGCCCCTTTGCTTCCTGAAGCCGACGGCAAGCATGGGCATCGCGGTGGGGAAGCACGTGGATGCACGGGGCAGGATCTATCTGCCCTACCTGCAGAACTGGAGCCAT CCTAAATCAACTCTCACTGGATTAATCAAGGAAATGATTGCAAAGTTTGAGGAAGAGCTCCCTTTGTACTCACTGTCATCTTCTGATGCAGCCAGGCAATCAGAACTTCTCTCCTATATTGCAAAGATTACTGAAG GAGAGACTGACATGAAATCAAGGAGTAAAATTGGAAGCAGAAATGAAGGATGTTTTAACAAAATTACTGTTGTTGGAGCTGGAGATCTTGGCATTGCATGTGTACTAGCTGTTGCAGCAAAG GATGTTGCAGACAAGGTGGTTCTTTTGGATCTTTCTGAAGGTGCAGCAAAAGGAGGGACCATGGATTTGGAGATTTTTGCTGTGCCAAATGTGGAGATCAGCAAAG ATTTTTCTGCTTCAGCTGATTCCAAAGTTGTGGTGCTTACAGTGAATTCTCTGGGTAATGCTCAGACTTACCTCGATGTCATACAAAGCAATGTGGATTTGTTCAGAGGAATTATTCCAGCAGTGTCCCACTACAGTCAGAGTGCTGTTCTCCTTGTTGCTTCTCATCCAG cttTGAGCAGGACACTGtctttgagggttttttctttactgttaccaaggtaa
- the UEVLD gene encoding ubiquitin-conjugating enzyme E2 variant 3 isoform X2 yields MALAEEALRRQLGKYKFRDLTIEELKDVSKTYPNFTFSMNTYTFKDGSQKDLLNFSGTVPVKYGSSYNIPVRLWILDSHPFAPPLCFLKPTASMGIAVGKHVDARGRIYLPYLQNWSHPKSTLTGLIKEMIAKFEEELPLYSLSSSDAARQSELLSYIAKITEGETDMKSRSKIGSRNEGCFNKITVVGAGDLGIACVLAVAAKDVADKVVLLDLSEGAAKGGTMDLEIFAVPNVEISKDFSASADSKVVVLTVNSLGNAQTYLDVIQSNVDLFRGIIPAVSHYSQSAVLLVASHPVEVMTFVSWKLSSFPKSRVIGVGANLDSERFRYILTNLLKAEVLAKDAWVIGEQGEDKVPSWSSCNVAANQTEAMAARNSREKVANRAMEVLKGKGQRSWSVGLSVADLVDSILKDKRKVHSVSTLAKGCCNINSEVFLSLPCILGTNGVIEMVRLEEDPLVQEKLQSSAGSIHDLQQQLKL; encoded by the exons ATGGCGCTGGCGGAGGAGGCGCTGCGGCGGCAGCTGGGCAAG TACAAGTTCAGAGACCTGACCATAGAAGAGCTGAAGGATGTTAGCAAGACCTACCCCAACTTCACCTTCTCCATGAACACATACA ccTTCAAGGATGGATCCCAGAAAGACCTCCTGAATTTTAGTGGCACTGTTCCAGTGAAATATG GCAGTTCCTATAACATCCCTGTCCGGCTGTGGATCCTGGATTCCCATCCCTTTGCTCCGCCCCTTTGCTTCCTGAAGCCGACGGCAAGCATGGGCATCGCGGTGGGGAAGCACGTGGATGCACGGGGCAGGATCTATCTGCCCTACCTGCAGAACTGGAGCCAT CCTAAATCAACTCTCACTGGATTAATCAAGGAAATGATTGCAAAGTTTGAGGAAGAGCTCCCTTTGTACTCACTGTCATCTTCTGATGCAGCCAGGCAATCAGAACTTCTCTCCTATATTGCAAAGATTACTGAAG GAGAGACTGACATGAAATCAAGGAGTAAAATTGGAAGCAGAAATGAAGGATGTTTTAACAAAATTACTGTTGTTGGAGCTGGAGATCTTGGCATTGCATGTGTACTAGCTGTTGCAGCAAAG GATGTTGCAGACAAGGTGGTTCTTTTGGATCTTTCTGAAGGTGCAGCAAAAGGAGGGACCATGGATTTGGAGATTTTTGCTGTGCCAAATGTGGAGATCAGCAAAG ATTTTTCTGCTTCAGCTGATTCCAAAGTTGTGGTGCTTACAGTGAATTCTCTGGGTAATGCTCAGACTTACCTCGATGTCATACAAAGCAATGTGGATTTGTTCAGAGGAATTATTCCAGCAGTGTCCCACTACAGTCAGAGTGCTGTTCTCCTTGTTGCTTCTCATCCAG TTGAAGTAATGACATTTGTGTCCTGGAAGCTGAGCTCATTTCCCAAAAGCAGAGTCATTGGAGTTGGTGCCAACCTCGATTCAGAGAGATTTCGGTACATTCTGACCAACCTTTTGAAAGCAGAGGTGCTGGCAAAAGATGCCTGGGTTATTGGTGAACAAGGGGAAGACAAAG TACCATCATGGAGCAGCTGTAATGTAGCTGCAAATCAAACAGAAGCAATGGCTGCTCGTAACTCAAGGGAAAAGGTGGCTAACAG AGCTATGGAAGTCCTAAAGGGAAAAGGTCAGAGATCATGGTCTGTTGGGCTCTCAGTTGCTGATTTGGTTGACAGCATTCTGAAAGATAAAAGGAAGGTTCATTCTGTATCCACTCTGGCAAAG GGATGTTGCAATATAAACAGTGAAGTGTTCCTAAGTCTCCCATGTATTCTTGGAACCAATGGAGTGATTGAAATGGTCAGACTGGAGGAAGACCCACTGGTGCAGGAGAAACTGCAAAGCAGTGCAGGCTCAATTCATgaccttcagcagcagctgaagctgtaA